The proteins below come from a single Tissierella sp. MB52-C2 genomic window:
- the gltX gene encoding glutamate--tRNA ligase has protein sequence MKEIRLRFAPSPTGFIHIGSIRTALYNYLFARRNNGKFILRIEDTDQTRFVEGAIENLIESLHWAGIEYDEGIFVEDGKVVQKGDYGPYIQSERLDIYKKYVDELIENGHAYYCFCSKERLESVREEQKIKGLVPKYDGFCRNVSLEEAKIRIANGEEYVVRLKLPQNYDVKFHDLVRGDIIINTDDIDDQVLLKSDGYPTYHMAVVVDDHLMEISHIVRGEEWLPSTPKHIYLYEVFGWEKPTYVHLPTVLNKDRKKLSKRQGDVSVEDFRDKGYLPEGLVNYLALVGWSPEDNEEILSMEELINKFSFERVSKTGGIFDKDKLNWVNGHYIRSSSVAKITDLAIPYLIEAGLIDDSFAKDKYDWLKLLIRTVQESLDTVGDVVEKVDFIFKDHVEIVEEDALEIIKGEQVSSVLTAIKEELNDVEVVDEEYAKGFMKLIQKATGVKGKNLFMPARVALTGAAHGPEFVNILVLLGKENIIKRIEYVEKNYI, from the coding sequence TTGAAAGAAATAAGATTAAGATTTGCCCCAAGTCCAACAGGTTTTATACATATAGGCTCTATTAGGACTGCTTTATACAATTACCTATTTGCTAGACGCAATAATGGAAAGTTTATTTTAAGAATAGAAGATACTGACCAAACTAGATTTGTTGAAGGAGCTATAGAAAATTTAATAGAGTCTTTACATTGGGCTGGGATAGAATATGATGAGGGTATATTTGTGGAAGATGGAAAAGTAGTTCAAAAAGGAGATTATGGTCCATACATTCAATCTGAAAGATTAGATATATATAAGAAATATGTAGATGAGCTTATTGAAAACGGTCATGCATATTATTGTTTCTGCTCTAAAGAAAGACTTGAAAGCGTTCGTGAAGAACAAAAAATTAAAGGCTTAGTGCCAAAATATGATGGGTTTTGTAGAAATGTTTCTTTAGAAGAAGCAAAGATAAGAATTGCTAATGGAGAAGAATATGTTGTTAGATTAAAATTACCTCAGAACTATGATGTAAAATTTCATGACTTAGTTAGGGGAGATATTATAATAAATACTGATGATATTGACGATCAAGTACTACTGAAATCTGATGGATATCCAACTTATCATATGGCTGTAGTAGTAGATGACCATTTAATGGAAATATCCCATATAGTTAGAGGAGAGGAATGGCTGCCTTCTACACCAAAACATATTTATTTATATGAAGTATTTGGATGGGAAAAACCAACATATGTGCATTTGCCTACTGTTTTAAATAAAGACAGAAAGAAATTAAGTAAGCGTCAAGGAGATGTATCAGTAGAAGATTTTAGAGATAAGGGATATTTACCAGAGGGATTAGTTAATTACTTAGCATTAGTAGGATGGAGTCCAGAAGATAACGAAGAAATATTATCTATGGAAGAATTAATAAACAAATTTTCCTTTGAAAGAGTATCTAAAACAGGTGGAATTTTTGATAAAGATAAATTGAATTGGGTAAATGGACATTATATCAGGAGTTCATCTGTGGCGAAAATTACAGATTTAGCTATTCCTTACTTAATAGAAGCAGGTCTAATTGATGATTCTTTTGCTAAAGATAAATATGATTGGCTTAAATTATTGATTCGTACTGTTCAAGAGAGTTTAGATACTGTTGGAGATGTTGTAGAAAAAGTAGATTTTATATTTAAAGATCATGTAGAAATAGTAGAAGAAGATGCATTGGAAATAATAAAAGGTGAACAAGTAAGTTCTGTACTTACAGCTATTAAGGAAGAATTAAACGATGTAGAAGTAGTAGACGAAGAATATGCTAAAGGATTTATGAAACTAATCCAAAAAGCTACTGGGGTAAAGGGTAAAAACTTATTTATGCCAGCAAGAGTAGCTTTAACAGGAGCGGCACACGGACCAGAGTTTGTGAATATACTAGTTCTACTAGGAAAAGAAAATATAATAAAAAGAATTGAATATGTAGAGAAGAATTATATATAG
- the cysS gene encoding cysteine--tRNA ligase, translated as MKIYNTLTRKKEEFIPVVEGQVSMYTCGPTVYNYIHVGNARPIVIFDTLRRFFIYRGYEVKYISNFTDIDDRIISKANEENTTFKEISERYIEAFMNDTKGLNVYEEKTIHPKATEFIQPMIEFIEALIEKDAAYNIDGNVYFNINSAKDYGKLSKKNIEDLLSGARVEVSDEKQNPMDFALWKKAKEGEPSWESPWGLGRPGWHIECSVMARTLVGDTIDIHAGGDDLQFPHHENEIAQSETLTEKPFANYWMHNAMLNVENQKMSKSVGNFFTVKEIAEEFDLEILRFFLLSAHYRSPINFTREIMHQMENALERIYNGKKNLEYLLEKAEDRELNEEEDNHLKEIEKFKEEFIESMEDDLNTADAIAAVFELVKYANTNINEKNSRKFIHKTYDLLMELCNVLGILNKKEEILEEEIVELIKKRTEARKNKDFKLADEIRDILKEKGIVLEDTQEGVKWKRV; from the coding sequence ATGAAGATTTATAATACTTTAACAAGAAAAAAAGAAGAATTTATACCAGTAGTAGAAGGACAGGTTAGTATGTACACTTGCGGACCAACAGTTTATAACTATATACACGTTGGAAATGCTAGACCTATAGTAATATTTGATACTCTAAGAAGATTTTTTATATATAGAGGATATGAGGTTAAATATATTTCAAACTTTACAGATATTGACGATAGAATAATAAGTAAAGCAAATGAAGAAAATACTACATTTAAAGAAATATCGGAGAGATATATAGAAGCTTTTATGAATGACACAAAAGGTTTAAATGTATATGAAGAAAAAACTATACATCCGAAAGCTACAGAATTTATTCAACCAATGATTGAATTTATAGAAGCTTTGATAGAAAAAGATGCAGCCTATAATATAGATGGAAATGTTTATTTTAATATAAATAGTGCTAAGGATTATGGTAAATTATCCAAGAAAAATATTGAGGATTTACTAAGCGGTGCTAGAGTTGAAGTAAGTGACGAAAAACAGAATCCTATGGATTTTGCATTATGGAAAAAGGCTAAAGAAGGAGAACCGTCATGGGAAAGTCCATGGGGATTAGGTAGACCTGGATGGCATATAGAGTGTTCTGTAATGGCTAGGACTTTAGTAGGAGATACAATAGATATACATGCAGGTGGAGATGATCTTCAGTTTCCACACCATGAAAATGAAATTGCTCAGTCTGAGACATTAACGGAGAAGCCCTTTGCTAATTACTGGATGCATAATGCTATGTTAAATGTAGAAAATCAAAAAATGTCGAAATCTGTAGGAAATTTTTTCACTGTAAAAGAAATTGCAGAGGAGTTTGATTTAGAAATTCTTAGATTCTTCCTATTATCTGCACATTATAGATCCCCTATAAACTTTACTAGAGAAATAATGCATCAAATGGAAAATGCTTTAGAAAGGATATATAATGGCAAGAAAAACTTAGAATATTTACTTGAGAAGGCTGAAGATAGAGAATTAAATGAGGAAGAAGATAATCATCTGAAGGAAATCGAGAAATTTAAAGAAGAATTTATAGAGAGTATGGAAGATGATTTAAACACTGCAGATGCCATTGCAGCAGTATTTGAATTAGTTAAATATGCTAATACTAATATAAATGAGAAAAACTCTAGAAAGTTCATTCACAAAACCTATGATCTTCTTATGGAATTATGTAATGTTCTAGGGATATTGAATAAAAAGGAAGAAATCTTAGAGGAAGAAATAGTAGAACTTATTAAAAAAAGAACTGAAGCAAGAAAAAATAAGGATTTTAAATTAGCCGATGAAATTAGAGATATATTAAAAGAAAAAGGAATAGTTTTAGAGGACACTCAAGAAGGTGTAAAATGGAAACGAGTATAG
- a CDS encoding ribonuclease III domain-containing protein, translating into MEKDNLFRKTNKDITAEDIDMLSPLQLAYIGDAVYELLVRTYLLQKKLPVNKLHKATIEYVKAKAQANIVHMLEDTLTEEEQTIVKKGRNAKSHTIPKNANMIDYKYATGFEALIGYLYLKRRDERISEMFEMISNMDID; encoded by the coding sequence ATGGAAAAAGACAATTTATTTAGAAAAACAAACAAAGATATAACTGCAGAGGATATAGATATGCTATCTCCTTTGCAGCTTGCTTATATAGGAGATGCAGTTTATGAACTTTTAGTTAGGACATATTTACTGCAGAAGAAACTTCCAGTAAATAAACTTCATAAAGCAACTATTGAGTATGTAAAGGCTAAAGCTCAGGCGAATATTGTCCATATGTTGGAGGATACACTTACTGAAGAAGAACAAACAATAGTGAAAAAAGGAAGAAATGCTAAATCCCATACGATACCTAAAAATGCCAATATGATAGACTATAAATATGCTACAGGGTTTGAGGCATTAATAGGGTATCTTTATTTGAAAAGAAGGGATGAAAGAATATCAGAAATGTTTGAAATGATTTCGAATATGGATATTGATTAA